The nucleotide sequence GCTGGCCCAGGAAAAGAAACACAACCCGGTCTTCGCCCATTGATTCCAGCACCACTTCGCCCTGCCATTTTTCCCCGTAAACCCAACTTCAACTTACTCAGCACATGACAGCAACAATCGGATTCGTCGGCGTCGGCCGCATGGGCGCCAACATGGCGCGTCGTCTTAAAGATCAAGGTCACACCGTGACCGCCGTTTATGATTCGGCCCAGGTGCTCGCCGCCGAACTCGCCACCGAAATCGGCGCGGCCCACGCCTCCTCCCTCGCCGCGGTGACCGCGGCCGCCGATATCGTGATCACCGTCGTGACCGATGACGCCGCCCAACTCGCCGTCTTCAGCACCGAGGGCGATTCGCTGCTCGTTGGCGCCGAAAACACCACTTTCATCAACTGTGCCACCATTACGCCCGACATTCACGTCGAGATCGAAAAACGCGCCCGCGGAGCCGGAGCCCATTCACTCGAGGCCTGCATGGCGTCGTCCATCCCCCAAGCCCGCCAAGGCACCCTCTATCTGATGTGCGCCGGGGAACGCGCGGTATTCGACGACGTCAAAAACGTCCTCGACGACCTGAGCCAGGATCTCCGCTACATCGGCCCCGCCGGTTCCGCCGCCCAGGTGAAAGCGCTCGTGAACATGATCATGAACGTCAACACCGCGGCGCTCGCCGAGGGACTGGGGTTGGGTGCCGCGCTGGGCCTCGATTTGGACATGCTGCGCGAAGTGTTTTCCCAAACGGGAGCCAACTCCCAAGTGCTCAAAACCGACGGCGAAGACATGCAAAACCGCGACCACGAGTGCTACTTTAGCGCGGCCCATGCCGCCAAAGACAGTGGCATCGCCTGGACTCTGGGCACCCAAGCCGGACTCCCCCTTCCCCTCGCTTCGGCGACCAAACTGCAATACGAGCGGCTGTGCGCTCTGGGCGTCGGCGGACAGGATAAATCGGCCGTAGCTGAACTTACATTTAAAGGCAGACTAGTGTAAGCGATTTGCGCTTTTTACGTTAGACTCTCACCCAGCGGTTGTTACGTTTTTTCGCCATGGGTGACCTCCTTCAGCGAAAAACCGCCATGATCATGGCTTTGGCGCTGAGTTTGGCGGCCACGCTTGTGGCGCTCGCGACGGACGAAAATCTGCGCGAGCGACTGGGCACGACCTATTGGCTGCTCGGCCTGGCCATCATCGGTTCCATATTGCTGGTTTTGGCGGGCTACGTGTGGGACCGCACCCTCATGATTAAGCTTCGCGAGATCAATCGCACGGCCAAGCAACAGGGAGGCTCCCGCAACTTCGACGCCGACGATGAAGCCGAAACCGCCTATGTATTGCCCGACGAGCCGGAGCTTGAACAGGGACAGGATGAAATCATGGGCCTCGCCCGCCAGATCGAGCGTATGGCCCAGAACCTCCAGAAAGTGGAGGCCAGCTATCGCGGCATCGTGGAGGATCAGGTAGATCTCATCTGCCGTTACCGCGCCGATGGCAAAATAACGTTCGTGAATTCGGCCTTCGCCAAGTTTTACGGCCAAAAGCGCAGGCAGATATTGGGGTCGGTTTTTCCGATTTTCGAACAGGGTTACCCCACGCGGGATTTCCAAGGCAATCTGCCCGACAAAGCTTCGTTCGAAGTCGCGCTGACGAATCACGAAGGCACCCCCAACGCATTCATGTGGACGCACCGCGCGATCAAATCGCAGTCCGGTGCGCTGTTGGAATACCAAGCGGTCGGCCACGACATCGGCGCTCGCAAACAGGCTGAAGCCGCACTGATCGAGGCCAAGAACGCCGCCGAGTCCGCCGATCGGGCTAAAAGTGAATTTCTCGCCGTCGTCAGCCACGAAATTCGCACGCCAATCAACGCCGTCATCGGCTTCGCCAAACTCATGCGCGAGACGCCCCTGACGGCGGACCAGATTGAATACATCTCCAACATCCACCAAAGCGGCATGACGCTGGAGACATTGATCGCCGACATCCTCGACGTCTCGCGACTGGAAGCAGGACAGCTGGAGGTCAAAAAAACCGCCTTTGCCCTGCGGGAATGCATGCAGGAGATCCAACGCAGTTTCGGCAACGTCGCCCGCGACCTCGGCATCGATTTCAGCCTCAAGGTCGACCCTGGTGTGCCCGTCATCGTCAACGGTGATCAAGGCCGCCTGCGCCAGGTGCTGATGAACATCATCGGCAATGCCCTCAAATTCACCGAACACGGCAGCGTCAGCGTCAGCGTATCGTGCTCCCGCGGGGAAGACATTCCCGACAGTGACCAGAAACAACTTCGACTCTTCGTGTCGGTCACCGACACCGGCAT is from Synoicihabitans lomoniglobus and encodes:
- a CDS encoding NAD(P)-dependent oxidoreductase, which encodes MTATIGFVGVGRMGANMARRLKDQGHTVTAVYDSAQVLAAELATEIGAAHASSLAAVTAAADIVITVVTDDAAQLAVFSTEGDSLLVGAENTTFINCATITPDIHVEIEKRARGAGAHSLEACMASSIPQARQGTLYLMCAGERAVFDDVKNVLDDLSQDLRYIGPAGSAAQVKALVNMIMNVNTAALAEGLGLGAALGLDLDMLREVFSQTGANSQVLKTDGEDMQNRDHECYFSAAHAAKDSGIAWTLGTQAGLPLPLASATKLQYERLCALGVGGQDKSAVAELTFKGRLV
- a CDS encoding PAS domain-containing hybrid sensor histidine kinase/response regulator; this encodes MGDLLQRKTAMIMALALSLAATLVALATDENLRERLGTTYWLLGLAIIGSILLVLAGYVWDRTLMIKLREINRTAKQQGGSRNFDADDEAETAYVLPDEPELEQGQDEIMGLARQIERMAQNLQKVEASYRGIVEDQVDLICRYRADGKITFVNSAFAKFYGQKRRQILGSVFPIFEQGYPTRDFQGNLPDKASFEVALTNHEGTPNAFMWTHRAIKSQSGALLEYQAVGHDIGARKQAEAALIEAKNAAESADRAKSEFLAVVSHEIRTPINAVIGFAKLMRETPLTADQIEYISNIHQSGMTLETLIADILDVSRLEAGQLEVKKTAFALRECMQEIQRSFGNVARDLGIDFSLKVDPGVPVIVNGDQGRLRQVLMNIIGNALKFTEHGSVSVSVSCSRGEDIPDSDQKQLRLFVSVTDTGIGIPENRVKELFKPFSQLDSSSTRRRGGTGLGLVISKRLCELMGGAISVESKLGQGSTFRFSLSLTYLRGDSQPPVAAPRVSPSPSPSAA